Proteins from one Mycobacterium adipatum genomic window:
- a CDS encoding FtsW/RodA/SpoVE family cell cycle protein, whose protein sequence is MTSSTQPQSPVSVTPPLPNRRNSELALLIFAAVITTVALLIVEANQEQGLDWDLAQYTLAYLALFGAAHLAIRRYAPYADPLLLPLVALLNGLGLVMIHRLDLAQRELSLDSVGGNADQQMLWTLVGVAAFCAVLALLRDHRMLARYGYTCGLIGFVLLVIPALLPSRFSEQNGAKIWIRFEGFSIQPAEFSKILLLIFFAAVLVSKRELFTNAGKHVLGVDLPRPRDLAPLLVGWIASVGVMVFEKDLGTSLLLYASFLVLLYVATDRLSWVVIGLALFAAGSVAAYQLFGHVRVRVQNWLDPFADPDGAGYQMVQSLFSFATGGIFGTGLGNGQPGTVPAASTDFIIAAVGEELGLVGLAGVLMLYTILIIRGLRTALAVRDSFGKLLAAGLASTLAIQLFIVVGGVTKLIPLTGLTTPWMSYGGSSLLANYILLAILVRISHAARRPIDTTRAPNPAPIAGASTEVIGRA, encoded by the coding sequence ATGACCTCGTCGACCCAGCCACAGTCACCGGTCTCGGTCACTCCTCCCCTACCCAATCGGCGCAATTCCGAACTGGCCCTGCTGATCTTCGCCGCGGTGATCACCACCGTGGCGTTGCTCATCGTGGAAGCCAATCAGGAGCAGGGACTGGACTGGGATCTGGCCCAGTACACCCTGGCCTACCTGGCCCTGTTCGGGGCGGCGCATCTGGCGATCCGCCGCTACGCGCCGTACGCCGATCCTTTGCTGCTCCCGTTGGTGGCGCTGCTGAATGGCCTGGGGCTGGTCATGATTCACCGCCTCGATCTGGCCCAGCGCGAGCTCAGCCTGGACAGCGTGGGCGGCAACGCCGACCAGCAGATGCTGTGGACGCTGGTGGGGGTGGCCGCGTTCTGCGCCGTGCTGGCCCTGCTGCGCGATCACCGGATGCTGGCCCGTTACGGCTATACCTGTGGGCTGATCGGCTTTGTGCTGCTTGTGATTCCGGCGCTGCTGCCATCCCGGTTCTCCGAGCAGAACGGCGCCAAGATCTGGATCCGGTTCGAGGGCTTCTCCATCCAGCCCGCCGAATTCTCCAAGATCCTGCTGCTGATCTTCTTCGCTGCGGTGCTGGTGTCCAAGCGCGAGCTGTTCACCAACGCCGGTAAACACGTCCTCGGCGTGGACCTGCCCCGGCCGCGTGACCTGGCCCCGCTGCTGGTCGGCTGGATCGCGTCGGTCGGCGTGATGGTGTTCGAAAAGGATTTGGGCACTTCGCTTCTGCTCTACGCATCGTTTCTGGTGCTGCTGTACGTGGCCACCGATCGGCTGTCCTGGGTGGTGATCGGGCTGGCGCTGTTCGCCGCAGGCAGCGTGGCGGCCTATCAGCTCTTCGGGCACGTCCGGGTGCGCGTGCAGAACTGGCTGGACCCGTTCGCCGACCCCGACGGCGCCGGCTACCAGATGGTGCAGTCCCTGTTCAGCTTCGCCACCGGCGGCATCTTCGGCACCGGGCTGGGCAACGGCCAACCCGGCACCGTACCGGCGGCCTCCACCGACTTCATCATCGCCGCGGTCGGTGAGGAACTCGGATTGGTCGGTCTGGCAGGCGTTCTCATGCTCTACACGATCCTGATCATCCGGGGTCTGCGCACCGCACTCGCGGTGCGGGACAGCTTCGGCAAGCTGCTGGCGGCCGGACTGGCCTCGACGCTGGCCATCCAGCTGTTCATCGTCGTCGGCGGGGTCACCAAACTGATCCCGCTGACCGGGCTCACCACCCCGTGGATGTCCTACGGCGGTTCGTCGCTGCTGGCCAACTACATCCTGCTGGCCATCCTGGT
- a CDS encoding PP2C family protein-serine/threonine phosphatase: MTLVLRYAARSDRGLVRANNEDSVYAGARLLALADGMGGHAAGEVASQLVIAALAHLDDDEPGGDLLNKLNVAVHEGNSAIAAHVEADPELEGMGTTLTAILFAGGRLGLVHIGDSRGYLMRDGELTQITKDDTFVQTLVDEGRITAEEAHSHPQRSLIMKALTGHEVEPALIMREAKVGDRYLLCSDGLSDPVSQETIAEAMQIPDVTDAADRLIELALRGGGPDNVTVVVADVVDYDYGQTQPILAGAVSGVDDDTIPPNTAAGRASAFNPKRNQPKRVVTQPEEQRPPRSKRRMLIAAVVVLLVVVAGLTIAREIIRNNYYVSEQDDTVAIMRGVQTSFLGLSLQEPFLVGCLNARNELSLISFGQSKDPLDCEVLRLRDIRESERAQVAAGLPAGSLDDAIRQINELARTSLLPICALPTRTPTTTPSPTRPPAAPSTPPPSAATPRPAGPPPSTSTSVAPPPATPGPQTPTTATAPPPPPRPTPSPTVTALPPPPPEPGTNCRTAS, translated from the coding sequence GTGACACTGGTGCTCAGATACGCAGCGCGCAGCGACCGGGGTTTGGTGCGCGCCAACAACGAGGACTCGGTGTACGCCGGCGCCCGACTGTTGGCGCTCGCCGACGGCATGGGTGGGCACGCCGCCGGCGAGGTGGCCTCCCAGCTGGTGATCGCCGCGCTGGCCCACCTCGATGACGACGAGCCCGGCGGTGACCTGCTCAACAAGCTCAATGTGGCGGTGCACGAGGGCAACTCGGCGATCGCCGCGCACGTGGAGGCCGACCCCGAACTCGAGGGCATGGGCACCACGCTGACCGCGATCCTGTTCGCCGGCGGCCGACTCGGGCTGGTGCACATCGGTGACTCCCGCGGCTATCTGATGCGCGACGGCGAGCTGACCCAGATCACCAAGGACGACACCTTCGTCCAGACGCTGGTCGACGAGGGCCGCATCACCGCCGAGGAAGCGCACAGCCACCCGCAACGCTCGCTGATCATGAAGGCACTGACCGGCCATGAGGTCGAGCCGGCGCTGATCATGCGGGAGGCCAAGGTCGGCGACCGCTACCTGCTCTGTTCGGACGGACTGTCCGACCCGGTCAGCCAGGAGACCATCGCCGAGGCGATGCAGATCCCCGATGTCACCGACGCCGCCGACCGGCTCATCGAGCTGGCGCTGCGCGGCGGGGGCCCCGACAACGTCACCGTGGTGGTCGCCGACGTCGTGGACTACGACTACGGCCAAACCCAGCCGATCCTGGCGGGTGCGGTCTCGGGCGTCGATGACGACACCATCCCGCCGAACACCGCGGCGGGGCGCGCCTCGGCATTCAACCCGAAACGCAACCAGCCCAAAAGGGTTGTCACACAGCCCGAGGAGCAACGACCGCCCCGCTCCAAACGCCGGATGCTGATCGCCGCAGTGGTGGTCCTCCTGGTGGTGGTGGCGGGGCTGACCATTGCCCGCGAGATCATTCGCAACAACTACTACGTCAGTGAGCAGGACGACACCGTCGCCATCATGCGCGGCGTGCAGACCTCGTTTCTGGGCCTGTCCCTGCAGGAGCCGTTTCTGGTCGGCTGCCTGAACGCCCGAAATGAGTTGTCGCTGATCAGTTTCGGACAGTCCAAGGATCCGCTGGACTGTGAGGTACTGCGCCTGCGGGACATCCGCGAGTCCGAGCGCGCCCAGGTCGCCGCCGGCCTGCCGGCCGGTTCGCTCGATGACGCGATCCGCCAGATCAACGAATTGGCCCGGACGTCGCTGCTGCCGATCTGCGCGCTGCCGACCCGGACGCCGACCACCACCCCGAGCCCGACCCGGCCGCCGGCCGCCCCGTCGACCCCGCCGCCCAGCGCCGCCACCCCGCGCCCGGCCGGCCCGCCGCCCTCGACATCGACATCGGTCGCCCCGCCGCCGGCCACGCCCGGCCCGCAGACCCCGACCACCGCCACCGCACCGCCACCGCCGCCGCGGCCCACCCCCTCCCCCACCGTCACGGCTTTGCCCCCACCACCGCCGGAGCCGGGCACCAATTGCCGGACGGCGTCATGA
- a CDS encoding DUF3662 and FHA domain-containing protein: protein MGLADRIERRLESTVGDAFARVFGGSIVPQEVEALLRREAEARARDVGGGRILAPNDYVITLSEADYQKVSADPDRTSTTFARHLEGFIHDQGWQTYGDVVVRFEPSPSLHTGQFRARGAVNPDTTNREPAPAVRDRASTAEPGVPAMTDNPSYRGQGQGRPGDDQYDDRYRQHEDARGGYPQEQGGYPEQGGYQQRQGGYPEHGGYPQEPAGGYPDQGYPPPSYEQRPPAGYGQPPAGYPDQGYRQQPPPAGYGQPPAAPPPGYGDYDYGRPPARQDDGYGRPPAPPAPGYPDQGGYPDQGGYPDQGGYGGQQYGRADYAAPPAPAAPDYGRYGEPPAQPGYPDQGYGEPAGYDYGAQPAAPAPYGGGYGAAATVTLQLDDGSGRTYQLREGANVIGRGQDAQFRLPDTGVSRRHLEIRWDGQVALLSDLNSTNGTTVNNAPVQEWQLADGDVIRLGHSEIIVRVH from the coding sequence ATGGGTCTGGCAGACCGTATCGAACGGCGCCTCGAGTCGACCGTCGGCGACGCCTTCGCCCGGGTCTTCGGTGGGTCCATCGTCCCGCAGGAGGTCGAGGCGCTGCTGCGCCGCGAAGCCGAGGCCAGGGCTCGTGACGTCGGCGGCGGCCGCATTTTGGCACCCAACGACTACGTCATTACCCTCAGTGAGGCCGATTACCAGAAGGTGAGCGCCGACCCGGACCGGACGTCGACCACGTTCGCCCGTCACCTGGAGGGTTTCATTCACGACCAGGGGTGGCAAACGTATGGTGATGTGGTCGTCAGGTTTGAGCCATCGCCGAGCCTGCACACCGGACAGTTCCGCGCCCGTGGAGCGGTCAACCCAGACACCACCAACCGCGAACCCGCACCAGCAGTACGAGACCGCGCGTCCACCGCAGAACCAGGAGTACCAGCGATGACCGACAACCCGAGCTACCGCGGCCAGGGACAGGGTCGGCCCGGCGACGACCAGTACGACGACCGGTACCGCCAGCACGAAGACGCCCGCGGCGGCTACCCGCAGGAGCAGGGCGGCTACCCCGAGCAGGGTGGCTACCAGCAGCGTCAGGGCGGCTACCCGGAGCACGGCGGCTACCCGCAGGAGCCCGCGGGTGGTTACCCGGATCAGGGTTACCCGCCGCCGTCCTACGAGCAGCGCCCGCCCGCCGGGTACGGCCAGCCGCCGGCCGGGTACCCCGACCAGGGTTACCGCCAGCAGCCGCCGCCGGCCGGGTACGGCCAGCCGCCGGCCGCACCGCCGCCCGGCTACGGCGATTACGACTACGGCCGCCCGCCGGCGCGCCAGGATGACGGCTACGGCCGTCCGCCCGCCCCGCCGGCGCCCGGTTACCCCGATCAGGGCGGCTACCCGGACCAGGGTGGCTATCCCGATCAGGGCGGCTACGGCGGCCAGCAGTACGGCCGCGCCGACTACGCCGCCCCGCCCGCCCCGGCCGCACCTGATTACGGCCGCTACGGCGAGCCGCCGGCCCAGCCCGGTTACCCGGATCAGGGCTACGGCGAGCCCGCCGGCTACGACTACGGCGCTCAGCCGGCCGCTCCCGCGCCCTACGGCGGCGGCTACGGCGCCGCGGCGACCGTGACGCTGCAGCTCGACGACGGCAGCGGGCGCACCTACCAGCTGCGCGAAGGTGCGAACGTGATCGGCCGCGGCCAGGACGCTCAGTTCCGGCTGCCCGACACCGGTGTCTCGCGCCGTCACCTGGAGATCCGCTGGGACGGCCAGGTTGCGCTGCTGTCGGACCTGAACTCCACCAACGGCACCACGGTCAACAACGCGCCGGTGCAGGAGTGGCAGCTCGCCGACGGTGACGTGATCCGGTTGGGTCACTCCGAGATCATCGTCCGGGTCCACTGA
- a CDS encoding class I SAM-dependent methyltransferase, with protein sequence MVEDWRSLNLANWEARVPLHVAPGGYDLAGFDDPRYLSSVVRYDLPRLGDIANLDVVHLQCHIGTDTVSLARLGPRSVTGLDFSPSAIAAARDLAARTAADAAFVEGDVYDAVATLGTQCCDVVYTGIGAICWLPDIRRWAAVVAGLLRPGGRLFMREGHPMLDTLSDTRPDDLLVVHYPYFETAGTAFTEESTYGGAGVLSAPQGVSFNHGLGEVFTALTDAGLTVTALEEHREVPWNALGDAMVESAEYEGEYVLAQNPERLPLTYTIQARKL encoded by the coding sequence ATGGTCGAAGACTGGCGGTCGCTGAATCTGGCCAACTGGGAGGCCCGGGTGCCGCTGCATGTGGCTCCCGGTGGGTACGACCTCGCCGGTTTCGACGATCCCCGGTATCTGTCGAGTGTAGTGCGCTATGACCTGCCCCGACTCGGGGACATCGCGAATCTCGATGTGGTGCATCTGCAATGCCATATCGGCACCGACACGGTGTCGCTGGCTCGGCTGGGGCCGAGATCGGTGACCGGACTGGACTTTTCGCCGTCGGCGATCGCCGCCGCACGGGATCTTGCAGCCCGTACGGCGGCCGACGCGGCATTCGTCGAGGGCGATGTCTACGACGCGGTCGCAACACTCGGCACCCAGTGCTGTGATGTGGTCTATACCGGCATCGGCGCGATCTGCTGGCTCCCCGACATCCGGCGCTGGGCGGCCGTCGTCGCGGGCCTGCTGCGGCCCGGCGGCCGGCTGTTCATGCGCGAGGGCCACCCCATGCTCGACACCCTCAGCGACACCCGGCCCGACGATCTGCTGGTGGTGCACTACCCCTACTTCGAAACGGCAGGAACCGCCTTCACCGAGGAAAGCACCTACGGCGGTGCGGGCGTCCTGTCCGCACCGCAAGGCGTCTCGTTCAACCACGGCCTCGGTGAGGTCTTCACCGCGCTCACCGACGCCGGGCTGACGGTCACCGCGCTCGAGGAGCACCGCGAGGTGCCGTGGAATGCGTTGGGCGACGCGATGGTGGAAAGCGCCGAGTACGAAGGGGAGTACGTGCTTGCCCAGAACCCGGAACGGCTCCCGCTGACCTACACGATCCAAGCGCGCAAGCTCTGA
- a CDS encoding FHA domain-containing protein FhaB/FipA: MQGLVLQLTRVGFLLLLWLFIWSVLRILRTDIYAPTGAVMVRRGLALRGSLLPKGERRHIARHLVVTEGALAGTRITLGSQPVLMGRADDSTLVLTDDYASTRHARLSPRGSEWYVEDLGSTNGTYLDRAKVTTAVRVPMGTPVRIGKTVIELRP; the protein is encoded by the coding sequence ATGCAGGGGCTAGTACTGCAGCTGACGCGTGTCGGTTTCCTGCTGCTGCTGTGGCTGTTCATCTGGTCGGTGCTGCGCATCCTGCGCACCGACATCTACGCGCCCACCGGCGCGGTCATGGTGCGCCGCGGCCTGGCGCTGCGCGGCTCGCTGCTACCCAAGGGCGAGCGGCGCCACATCGCCCGGCATCTGGTGGTCACCGAGGGCGCGCTCGCCGGTACCCGCATCACGCTGGGCAGCCAGCCGGTGCTGATGGGGCGGGCCGACGACTCGACCCTGGTGCTGACCGACGACTACGCGTCGACACGGCACGCCAGGCTGTCACCGCGCGGGTCGGAATGGTACGTGGAGGACCTAGGATCGACCAACGGCACATACCTTGACAGGGCGAAGGTGACTACGGCGGTAAGGGTTCCGATGGGAACGCCGGTACGAATCGGCAAGACAGTGATCGAGTTGCGCCCGTGA